The Leptospira brenneri genome includes a window with the following:
- a CDS encoding LIC20211 family lipoprotein: MKHLIKITTIFIFSIVLVNCASSSVGIATSNKPIPNTPYETTKTVEKIFTWYAVDLLVIGFPITEPPVTDLYERIMEEESGDALVNIRYWNDKSFFGPLTRYRFSVKGDLVRFPSQSTTKSKK, from the coding sequence ATGAAACATCTTATCAAAATAACAACGATCTTTATTTTCTCTATTGTATTAGTTAATTGTGCCTCTTCCTCCGTTGGAATCGCCACCAGTAACAAACCAATCCCAAACACTCCCTACGAAACTACAAAAACTGTAGAGAAAATATTTACATGGTATGCCGTTGACCTTCTTGTGATTGGTTTCCCAATTACCGAGCCACCTGTCACCGATCTTTACGAAAGAATTATGGAAGAAGAATCCGGAGATGCACTCGTTAACATCCGTTACTGGAATGATAAATCCTTTTTTGGCCCACTCACTCGCTATAGATTTAGCGTCAAAGGTGATTTAGTTCGTTTTCCATCTCAGTCAACCACTAAGAGCAAAAAGTAG
- a CDS encoding MotA/TolQ/ExbB proton channel family protein, whose protein sequence is MQEYVEIGEELIFIAMGIASVIALAVFSERLIYYKKSLGKKNEDYLNEVRTSLQEEPEIHWKTDAGEESIYTRFLQFALKQLKLGRRGLDESLDGQILSEKLELEKRLPILNTLGNNAPFIGLLGTVLGVIKAFYGLGTLGSSGAEVVMRSISTALLATAAGLAVAIPVVMANNYFSRKSKVILQNLEILKKELLSYQMNKTKV, encoded by the coding sequence ATGCAAGAGTATGTAGAAATAGGCGAAGAGTTAATCTTTATTGCGATGGGAATTGCAAGTGTGATCGCACTGGCTGTATTTTCAGAGAGATTAATTTATTATAAAAAATCTTTAGGTAAAAAAAACGAAGACTACCTAAATGAGGTTAGAACTTCACTACAAGAAGAACCAGAGATTCATTGGAAAACAGATGCAGGCGAAGAATCCATCTACACTAGATTCCTTCAATTTGCTCTGAAACAACTAAAATTGGGAAGAAGAGGACTTGATGAAAGTTTAGATGGCCAAATTCTTTCTGAAAAATTGGAACTAGAAAAACGGTTACCCATTTTAAACACATTAGGTAACAACGCTCCTTTTATTGGGTTATTAGGAACTGTTCTTGGTGTCATCAAAGCCTTCTACGGTTTGGGGACTTTAGGAAGTTCTGGAGCAGAAGTGGTGATGCGTTCCATCTCTACGGCTCTACTGGCAACAGCGGCAGGTCTTGCAGTGGCGATTCCGGTGGTAATGGCAAACAATTATTTTTCTAGAAAGTCAAAGGTGATTTTACAGAATTTAGAAATTCTGAAAAAAGAACTGCTCTCTTATCAAATGAATAAGACAAAGGTATAA
- a CDS encoding LytR/AlgR family response regulator transcription factor: MESSSYSVLIIEDEYPARMLMMDYIMNCSELKLAGIAESGDKALNLLNEKKFDLVFMDINLPAVNGMDILRKEHNKSTFFIITTAYSEHAVEAFDLDATDYLLKPFSFERFRKSVDKALRFLQESKQTTSPKLEKNTHLKIQSDSAVFLLPFQDIHFISANNKSCVIHTSQKDYETSKLLKEIEEKLPSERFIRIHKGFLVNLDFVTSLRYDKGGSYTIQLKNEDETTLPVGRSFAQNLKEALKL, translated from the coding sequence ATGGAATCATCCAGCTACTCAGTATTAATCATAGAAGATGAATATCCAGCAAGGATGCTCATGATGGACTATATCATGAACTGTTCTGAGCTAAAACTTGCGGGAATTGCAGAAAGTGGAGACAAGGCACTAAATCTTCTTAACGAAAAGAAATTTGATTTGGTGTTTATGGATATCAACCTTCCTGCCGTCAACGGGATGGACATTTTACGAAAAGAACACAACAAATCTACGTTTTTTATCATTACTACTGCTTATAGTGAACATGCAGTAGAGGCTTTTGATTTGGATGCAACCGACTATTTACTAAAACCTTTTTCCTTCGAAAGATTTAGAAAGTCTGTCGACAAAGCCCTACGTTTTCTTCAAGAATCAAAACAAACAACAAGTCCAAAACTAGAAAAGAATACCCATCTCAAAATTCAATCAGACTCAGCAGTGTTTTTATTACCTTTTCAAGACATTCATTTCATCTCAGCAAATAACAAAAGTTGTGTGATCCATACATCACAAAAAGATTACGAAACTTCAAAATTACTGAAAGAAATCGAAGAAAAATTGCCTTCCGAACGTTTCATCCGAATTCACAAAGGATTCTTGGTAAATTTAGATTTTGTGACAAGTTTACGTTACGATAAAGGTGGATCTTATACCATTCAGTTGAAAAACGAAGACGAAACTACCCTTCCGGTGGGTCGTTCGTTTGCACAAAACCTCAAAGAAGCTCTTAAATTATAG
- a CDS encoding ExbD/TolR family protein yields the protein MAGASGSQDEEIGSINITPMVDVILVLLVIFMVTANFLKKESLNINLPKVQAADPNVAESVQVAITKTGALLLEGKDTDVSGLVRNLEREAKIRPNMRLTLSADESLPYGKITELMGIIRKAGVTKIALSVKK from the coding sequence ATGGCTGGTGCATCAGGTTCTCAAGACGAAGAAATTGGAAGTATAAATATCACACCCATGGTGGATGTGATTTTAGTCCTTCTTGTCATCTTCATGGTAACGGCAAACTTTCTAAAAAAAGAAAGTTTAAATATCAATTTACCAAAAGTGCAGGCGGCTGATCCGAACGTTGCAGAATCAGTTCAAGTTGCAATCACCAAAACAGGTGCCCTTCTGCTAGAAGGGAAAGATACCGACGTTTCTGGTTTAGTTCGCAACCTTGAAAGAGAAGCAAAAATTAGACCAAATATGCGTTTAACGTTATCTGCCGACGAAAGCCTCCCTTATGGAAAGATTACGGAGCTGATGGGAATCATCCGAAAAGCGGGTGTTACAAAAATTGCCCTCAGTGTAAAAAAATGA
- a CDS encoding TonB-dependent receptor plug domain-containing protein, whose protein sequence is MKSAKLKLNSHFLFGIFLFCFGSPILAVSIRAKLINPKKEIAEKNLSVLIFETKKFAQTDAEGNITLDFPSAGEYTLRLLRDTGIQELKISVGSTDEDRTIYTEKKASAPRTGIVVEGEREKTIASRTKVRYEEIKRMPGTFGEALRALETLPGVIPSIGFGGGANGIIVRGANPNANTYLYDDLPILYPFHLDGLTSVIHNDLIKSIDLYSGAYPANFNNATGGIVEIETIDSVQKTKGAFQVSLWNTTAYAATPTSGGKGYLAIAGKLGYLDKTLGATGLLPEGIRLPRYNDSQIKYVHNFTPEHQIAFYNLTAQDNFAINLSSKPVNDPTSSPLAVAGGANINFGQSFRTTALRYTWIPGDKFQNRITLINFDPIGEYNVGFGTIQGKQYQRGSYVGVRQDAYWTATRFLKIDFGTEVRKFSFRDYGTEVALRDPSNPAPNPYNTANPDFVGRPLNVQGNTPYYNAYTTLHFKYGNFVFEPGARYDYVQITGNGALTPRATASYTFPEVGQGLTFYGSGGDVSRFPLTTNFNKETGNPDLRFERARKVSAGIEQKIDQVWQVKMEVFKNQFTDTIIDDPYASTPVGLNPDKGQWLTQPIVANRPLNYSNRATGWSHGYELLIRKNARPGTRDWFGWVSYTWSQSFQNTNIYQIYEGDNSQVGAIERKILAAYFPNSKEQLAPWDRTHVANVIYGWRVSEGYQIGARWSYLTSVPSRPVVGDDGGQFSNPLNGLTFWNPQYSNNPNSPQYGYVKRGTDFHRFDIRFDIFENYSWGYLNWYLEIVNLYMRKNKNGYDFDNSRPFSATNPRENDTFGTLELPGGTVIPFFNVGMEVHF, encoded by the coding sequence ATGAAATCAGCAAAACTCAAATTAAATAGTCATTTCTTATTTGGGATTTTTCTTTTTTGTTTTGGATCCCCAATTTTGGCAGTGAGCATTCGTGCCAAACTAATCAATCCAAAAAAAGAGATCGCAGAGAAGAATTTATCGGTTTTAATTTTTGAAACCAAAAAATTCGCACAAACTGATGCCGAAGGAAATATAACTTTAGACTTTCCTTCAGCCGGTGAATACACCTTACGTCTGTTACGTGATACGGGAATTCAAGAACTGAAAATTTCTGTTGGTTCCACTGATGAAGATAGAACCATCTATACAGAAAAAAAGGCAAGTGCCCCTAGAACAGGGATCGTAGTCGAAGGCGAAAGAGAAAAGACAATTGCCTCAAGAACAAAAGTTCGTTACGAAGAAATCAAAAGGATGCCGGGAACTTTCGGAGAAGCTCTCCGCGCATTGGAAACTCTTCCTGGAGTCATTCCAAGTATCGGGTTTGGCGGTGGAGCGAACGGAATTATCGTACGTGGTGCCAATCCCAATGCAAACACCTATCTTTATGACGACCTCCCAATCTTATATCCGTTTCACTTAGATGGATTGACATCGGTCATTCATAATGACTTAATTAAATCAATCGACTTATATTCTGGTGCCTATCCTGCAAACTTTAATAATGCGACAGGCGGTATCGTTGAAATTGAAACCATTGATTCTGTCCAAAAAACAAAAGGAGCCTTTCAAGTATCCTTATGGAACACCACTGCTTATGCTGCGACTCCTACTTCAGGTGGTAAAGGATATCTTGCCATCGCTGGTAAACTTGGTTACTTAGACAAAACATTGGGTGCAACGGGTTTGTTGCCGGAAGGGATTCGTCTTCCACGTTACAATGACTCACAAATCAAATACGTTCACAACTTTACCCCAGAACATCAGATTGCGTTTTATAACTTAACTGCTCAAGATAACTTTGCGATCAATCTTTCGAGCAAACCCGTTAATGATCCAACATCATCACCATTGGCGGTTGCAGGAGGAGCTAACATTAACTTTGGTCAAAGTTTTCGCACGACTGCACTTCGGTATACCTGGATTCCAGGTGACAAATTTCAGAACCGTATTACGCTCATTAACTTTGATCCAATTGGTGAATACAATGTTGGTTTTGGAACGATCCAGGGAAAACAATACCAAAGGGGAAGTTATGTAGGTGTTCGTCAAGATGCCTACTGGACTGCTACGAGATTTTTAAAAATAGATTTTGGAACGGAAGTTAGAAAGTTTTCCTTTAGAGATTACGGAACGGAAGTAGCACTCAGAGACCCAAGTAATCCTGCACCTAACCCTTACAATACGGCAAACCCTGATTTTGTTGGTCGCCCACTGAATGTTCAAGGGAACACACCTTATTACAATGCCTATACAACTTTGCATTTCAAATATGGAAACTTTGTATTTGAACCAGGTGCGCGTTATGACTATGTTCAAATCACCGGAAATGGAGCTTTAACTCCAAGAGCCACAGCATCCTATACATTCCCAGAAGTGGGACAAGGATTAACTTTTTATGGAAGTGGTGGAGATGTTTCAAGATTTCCTCTCACAACAAACTTTAATAAAGAAACTGGAAACCCTGACTTAAGATTTGAAAGAGCTAGAAAAGTCAGTGCCGGGATTGAACAAAAAATTGATCAAGTTTGGCAAGTCAAAATGGAGGTATTTAAAAATCAGTTTACTGATACCATTATTGATGATCCTTATGCGTCCACTCCAGTAGGATTAAATCCAGATAAAGGACAATGGTTAACACAACCGATTGTCGCCAATCGTCCGTTAAATTATTCAAACAGAGCAACTGGATGGTCACATGGATACGAACTTCTTATCCGAAAAAATGCACGCCCTGGTACAAGAGACTGGTTTGGTTGGGTTTCCTATACATGGTCACAATCCTTTCAAAACACAAATATATACCAGATTTACGAAGGGGATAATTCACAAGTTGGTGCGATTGAGAGAAAAATTTTAGCAGCTTATTTCCCTAACTCAAAAGAACAACTAGCACCATGGGATAGAACTCATGTCGCAAACGTTATTTATGGTTGGAGAGTGAGCGAAGGTTATCAAATTGGTGCTCGTTGGAGTTATTTAACATCTGTGCCTTCTAGGCCAGTCGTTGGTGATGATGGCGGTCAATTTTCTAACCCGTTAAATGGACTAACATTCTGGAACCCTCAGTATTCTAATAATCCGAATTCACCTCAGTATGGATATGTGAAACGTGGAACTGACTTCCACAGGTTTGACATTCGCTTTGATATATTCGAAAACTATTCTTGGGGTTACTTAAACTGGTATTTAGAAATCGTAAACCTTTACATGAGGAAAAACAAAAATGGTTATGATTTTGACAATTCAAGACCATTCTCTGCAACAAACCCAAGAGAAAACGATACCTTCGGAACATTAGAACTCCCAGGTGGAACCGTAATTCCTTTCTTTAACGTTGGTATGGAGGTACATTTCTAA
- a CDS encoding sensor histidine kinase translates to MKDGFAKFIDSPFLSVSIFILVLIASLTTIVYNFVSPKDRTIVNYSFAEDADYFIGDIPPMDDGNFDFPKMKKVFWQSGAGWISTEELLKIANSEFIWVRAPALSLGNHSEIFALLQHQGVVFEVFTDTGHSFFKFGDFNDPKSIPKVFESKFSWIQIPLEESEYYYIRLYHNKSFLFAIPVMEKIAGNRDAVFRKFAINNFTFIFIHAFFFMIGLICALVYFIEFKKRYDLVLDFAIFCLLFGIFGLSSNSFLLYVFENQTPLIILNVISSNFIFIPMLSGLRRLFPNIKIPILPILIYINIALAVSSMIFTLSISLSDSMYLLLIEMLPFFMGLIVFIILMNISGPIFASYIAWKAGNTVAKGHFIGFCITLVLVIIEMAYSITDQFGFNRVALGGVLFGVISQGFALERAIFANRQQAQFYKEDLLKAEKSLKESQLKSLQTKMNPHYLFNSLNTIHALHKIKPELIADAILSLANNYRFISDRTDRDWIPFEEEWSFLQDYLHLQKLRFYDTIQIDFKKTGDFSSVILPPLLLQPIIENSFKHGFRGSAEEDFHFQLFIHAKMIKDSVFCFVVYDNGIGIPEELLADKTKLLERSLGNIKERLKNLYSEFSFEVRRNFPEGARTEIEIILTSRVPQVP, encoded by the coding sequence ATGAAGGATGGATTTGCTAAATTTATTGATTCTCCCTTTTTATCAGTTAGCATATTCATCCTTGTTTTGATCGCTTCCCTAACCACGATCGTTTATAATTTTGTTAGCCCCAAAGATAGAACAATAGTAAACTATTCCTTTGCAGAAGATGCGGATTATTTTATCGGAGATATACCTCCGATGGATGATGGGAATTTTGATTTCCCAAAAATGAAAAAAGTATTTTGGCAATCTGGTGCTGGTTGGATTAGCACGGAAGAACTTCTTAAAATTGCAAATAGCGAATTTATTTGGGTCAGGGCCCCTGCTCTTTCCCTCGGAAATCATTCCGAAATTTTTGCACTTCTGCAACACCAAGGAGTTGTTTTCGAAGTTTTTACTGATACCGGTCATAGTTTTTTTAAGTTCGGTGATTTTAATGATCCAAAATCTATCCCAAAAGTCTTTGAATCAAAATTTAGTTGGATCCAAATCCCATTAGAGGAAAGCGAATATTATTATATTCGATTATATCATAACAAAAGTTTCCTTTTTGCTATACCGGTAATGGAAAAAATTGCAGGAAACCGCGATGCAGTTTTCCGAAAATTTGCGATTAACAATTTCACATTTATCTTCATTCATGCTTTCTTTTTTATGATTGGTTTGATATGTGCATTAGTTTATTTTATAGAATTCAAAAAAAGATACGATTTAGTTTTAGATTTTGCTATATTTTGTTTATTGTTTGGTATTTTCGGATTAAGTTCCAATAGTTTTCTGCTGTATGTTTTTGAAAACCAAACTCCTCTTATTATTCTTAATGTTATCTCAAGTAATTTCATATTCATTCCTATGTTATCTGGCTTACGTAGGTTATTTCCGAATATTAAAATACCAATTTTACCTATATTAATTTATATCAATATTGCTCTTGCAGTAAGCTCAATGATTTTCACGTTAAGTATATCATTATCAGACTCTATGTATCTACTACTCATTGAGATGCTTCCTTTTTTTATGGGCTTAATTGTTTTTATTATCCTAATGAATATTTCAGGCCCAATTTTCGCATCGTATATAGCATGGAAAGCTGGAAACACAGTCGCAAAAGGTCACTTTATAGGATTTTGTATCACCTTAGTACTTGTAATAATAGAAATGGCTTATTCCATTACTGATCAATTTGGCTTTAACCGAGTTGCTTTGGGGGGAGTATTATTCGGAGTTATCTCACAGGGTTTTGCATTAGAACGAGCCATATTTGCAAACAGACAACAAGCTCAATTCTATAAAGAAGATTTACTCAAAGCAGAAAAATCTCTGAAAGAAAGCCAACTCAAATCCTTACAAACAAAAATGAATCCGCATTATTTATTCAATTCTCTAAATACAATTCATGCTCTTCATAAAATTAAACCAGAATTGATCGCTGATGCTATTTTAAGTCTTGCTAATAATTATCGATTCATTTCAGACAGAACCGACAGAGACTGGATTCCGTTTGAAGAAGAATGGAGTTTTTTACAAGACTATCTTCATTTGCAAAAACTAAGATTTTATGACACAATCCAAATTGACTTTAAAAAAACAGGAGATTTTTCTTCGGTAATTTTACCTCCACTCCTTCTCCAACCAATTATTGAAAACTCTTTTAAACATGGATTTCGCGGATCTGCGGAAGAAGATTTTCATTTTCAATTATTCATTCATGCAAAAATGATAAAAGATTCTGTTTTTTGTTTTGTTGTTTACGATAATGGAATCGGAATTCCAGAAGAATTACTCGCAGACAAAACAAAGTTATTAGAACGATCTCTCGGAAATATAAAAGAAAGATTAAAAAACCTTTATTCAGAATTTAGTTTTGAAGTAAGGAGAAATTTTCCTGAAGGTGCACGAACAGAAATTGAAATTATTTTAACTTCTAGAGTTCCGCAAGTTCCCTAA